A window of Terriglobales bacterium genomic DNA:
AGCGCGGTTCTCTTCCGCGCGCCGCTTCAGGTGAAGCAGGTAAAAGCCCAGGCCGAAGACCGCGGCCAGCAGCACCGCCAGCGTGATGAGCAGGTGGCGGGGGATCATCGCGCGCCCTCCAGTTGCGGACGTGCCTGCGCCAGCGCGTTGGCGATGGCGGTCACCACCGCCTGCTGGTAGGCGACCTGGGTGAGGGAATTCACGTCCGGGCGGGCGGGCGCGACTTCGACCGCCACCGCGGCGGCAGCGATGTTGTTGAGGGGGGCGACCGGCGCCGGCTGCATGGCCACGCTGATCTGCTTTTTGGCGACCTCCTCCAGGATGCTGTTGGCCAGAATGCGGCTGGATCCCAGGTAGCCCGCCTGGGCGCTCTCCCAGGGCAGGAAGGCGCCGGGGTGGCCCGCCGACGGCGGCAGCAGTGAAGTGTAAATGCGCACTCCGGTGCCCAGCACGTCGGCGTGCAGGGAGATGTAGACGGCGGCGCGGGCGCCGTTGGCGGCTTCGGCGCGCTGCTCGGGGCTGAGGGTGACATCGCCGTCGCGCAGCAGCAGCGTGTTGAAGCCGCGGTTCTGCAGCTCCGCGCGCAGGCGGCGGCCCAGGGCCAGGGTGACGTCTTTTTCGGCGAGCTGGGCAGACAGCGTGGCGCCGCGATCATCGCCGCCGTGGCCGGGATCGATCACCACCAGAAAACGCGGCCGGTAGCCGCCCACCGGCAGCGAAGGTTGCGGGGCCGGTGCGGGTGCGGGCGTCGGGACCTCCAGGGGCGGCACGGGTGTGGGCGCCACCGCCACGGTAGGCGGCACCGCCCCGGGGGCCGCGCTGATGGTGATGGTGCGTCCGCTGTTGCTGAAGGTGGCCAGCAGGGGCGCGGTCCCGTGCACGGTCAGCACCGCCGCCCCGGCGGATTCGCTGTACACCGCCGAGGGGATCAGGCGGTCGTTGAAGTTGAACTTCTCCGCCCAGGAGACCACGGGTTCGCGGGTGAAGACCATGCGCAGCGCCCCCGCTCCCGTGCTGATGGTGGGATTCACAGGGGCAGAGAAGTTCAGGACCAGGGCAGGAGACTCGCCCTTGCGGAGCTCGGCGGTGAAGCTGACATCGGCGATCCCGATCATGAGGCGGCGGCTGGTGGGGTGGTAGTCCACCCGGGTTCCCAGGAAGTGCGCCAGCAGGCTGGGAGCCGCGGCCAGGGGGATGAGGGCATTCTCGCCCTCCAGCACCGCCGGCGCGGGAAGTTCGACCTTGAGCTTGCCCACGCGCGCCTGGGTCTTGCCGTCCTGTACCTCGCCTTCGACGCCGCGGAAGCGGTACTTGAACTTGTGTCCGTCCACGCGGCCGCTGAACGGGCCCAGAGGCTGCAGCAGGTCGGTCAGGCCGATGTACTCCTTGCCCTCGCGCTCGGTGATGGCGACCTGGTAGCGAGCGCTGGCGGCAAAGACGTGGAGGTGGCGCTCCTCAGCCGCCGGCCCCCTCGCCGCCAGGGTCGCCAGCACGGCCACCAGCAACCCCGCTCGCCGCAGGGGGGCGCGCCAAGCTCCGAGATGCCTACTCCAGCGCATAGATGGTCAGCCCGCTGAGCAGCTTAGGATAGAAGTCGGTGGACTTCTGGGGCAGGACCTCGCCGGCCAGGGCCAGCGAGGTCACCTGGTCCACGTCCACAGGATTCATGAGGAAGGCCACGTCGGCGCCGCCACCGCGGACGCGCTCCACCGCCTCGCGCGCGTCGCGCAGGTAGGCGATGTGGCGCTGGTCGCGCACCGCCGCTTCGCCGATGCCCAGCCCCGCCTCCAGCACGACCTTGTGCAAGCGCACCACGTCGAGCCCGGCCTGGCGCGGGGAGAGACCTTGCAGGGCGGGGTGGTTGACGTCGGCACCGGCGCGCAACAGGAAGGCGCGCTCGGCGGTCACCGCCAGCAACGCGGTCTCGCCCGGCGGCGTGGCGGGGAGCAGAGCAGCCGGCCGGGCGGGATCAAACTCTGTGCTCAGGTCGCGCACCGCGAAGAAGCCGCCGGCCGCGAGGTTCCCTGCGTCCGCGCGGAAATCCGGCAAACCCGAGAGCACGCGGTGGGTCGGCAGGATGAGGATTCCGCCGCCCTGGGTATTCACGAACGTCATCATCACGCGCTCGTAGGGCGCGTCGGGATCGGTCCGCCCGGCCTGGACGCGCCGCTGGTTGCGGTAGGTGAGCGCGGTCTCGTAGCGATGGTGGCCGTCGGCGATGACGAGGGGGCGGCCGTGCAGCCTCGCGCGGATGGCGGTGACGGCGGCCGGCTCCGAGATGCGCCACAGGCGGTGCCGCACCCCGTACTCGTCGCGCACCTCGACTTCAGGCGGGCGGGGCGGCGACAGGAGAGGGTCGAGCGTGCACTGCGGATCGCAGTAAAGCACGAAGATCTGCCCAAAGTGGGCGCGGGTGGCGCGCAGCAGCTCCAGCCGGTCGGCCTTGGGCCGGGAGAGCGTCTGTTCGTGGCGGAAGACCACGCCGGCGGAATATTCCTCGAGGCGCCCAAGGCCGATGAAGCCACGGCGCTCCTGGATCACCCCGCACTCCCCGGGCGCTGCGAACTGCTGGCAGTAGGCGTAGAAGCCGGGCCCGGGGTCGGGGCGCAGGATGCCCGTCCCGCGCCAGGCTGCGAAGCGGGTGGCGGCGCGGCTGTAGACGTTGCTGCTCCCATCATCGCCGGGCTCGTTCTTGCCCAGGATGATGCGCACCAGGTTGTAGGGGCTGGAGGCGTAGTAGCGCTCCTGCATGGCCGGGGTGATCTTGTCGTAGGGCTGGGTGAGGACTTGGGCGGGCTCGACCTGGGCGGGATCGTAGCGCAGCGCCGAAAAGGGAAAGACTTCCGCCATGGCATCCGGGCTCATGGAATTGTAGCAACTCCGCAGAGGACTCCGCATTTCGGCCCCGCAACAGGGACCCGGCCGGCCGGCCGGACGGACAGGGGGACGTCCAAAAATCCTTGACGGCCCGATATTTTCGCGCTTGCAGTCTGTGGTAAGATGCGCAGCACACGAGGTTCCCCTATGGCCCGCAAAAGTGGTGACGGGCGCGGGTCCTGCTCGCGAGAGGCGGTTTCCTGCCGGGTGCGGCGGCTGATGCAAGGGTGGGCCGCCGGCTTGATCCTGCTGCTGGTCCTGGCGCCGGTGGGCGCGCGGGCGCAGGATTCCACCAGCGACGTGCACGTCGTACCCCGCAACACGACGCCGGCCAACGCCGTTCCAGGCATGAACCCGGCGCTGCGCACGCACACCAAGCCGGTCAAGGTGGATGTCGATCTGGTGCTGGTGCCGGTCACGGTCACCGATCCCATGAACCGCCTGGTCACCGGCCTGGAGAAGGACAACTTCGAAGTCTGGGACGGCAAGCAGCAGGAGCAGATCCGTCACTTTTCCTGCGAGGACGCTCCTATCTCCCTGGGCGTGATCTTCGATCACAGCGGCAGCATGACCGATAAGATCGACAAGGCCAAGCAGGCGGTCATCGAGTTCTTCAAGACCGCCAACCCGCAGGACGAATTCTTCATGGTCACGTTCTCCGACCGGCCGGAGCTGGTTTCGGACTTCACCAAGTCCATCGACGCCATCCAGGGCAGGATGCTGTACACCATCCCCAAGGGCGCCACGGCGCTGCTGGACGCCATCTACCTGGGGATCGACAAGATGCGGGAGGCGCGCAACAGCCGCAAGGCCTTGCTCATCATCTCCGACGGCGGCGACAACCGCAGCCGCTACACCGACAGCGAGATCCGCGATGTGGTGCGCGAGGCCGACGTCCAGATCTACGCCATCGGCATCTTCGAACCCAATCCGCCCACCCCGGAGGAGAAATACGGTCCCGTGCTGCTGGACCAGATCACCAGCGAGACCGGGGGGCGGCTGTTCCGCATCTACGACGCCAACGAGCTGGAGGACGTGGCCAGCAAGATCGGCATCGAGTTGCGCAACCAGTACGTGCTCGGCTACCGCCCCAGCAGCGCCCCCAAGGACGGCAAGTGGCACAAGATCAAGGTGAGGTTGCTTCCACCCAAGGGCCTGCCGCCGCTCCATGTGTATGCCAAAACAGGGTACTATGCGCCTTCGCAATAGACTGCTTCTGGGACTCCTGCTCGTCGGCCTGGTGTTGACCCTGGGGGCGCAGAACCCGCAATCTCCTCCCGCTCAGCCGCCGGCGGCCGCCGCTCCGGCCCAGGCGCCCGCCGCCGACAAAGAAAACGGCGTCTTCGTCTTTCGCAAGAACGTGGACGAAGTGGTGCTGCACGCCACCGTGGTGGATGACCACCAGCACCTGGTCACCACCCTGGACCGCGACGCCTTTGCCGTCTTCGAGGACGGCCAGGAGCAGCGCATCACCTCCTTCCGCCACGAGGACATCCCGGTGGACGTGGGCATCGTCATCGACGACTCCGGCTCCATGCGCGACAAGCGCTCCGCCGTCAACCAGGCCGCGCTCAACCTGGTGCGCGCCAGCAATCCCCAGGACGAGGTCTTCGTCGTGAACTTCAGCGAGGAGTACTGGCTCGACCAGGACTTCACCAGCAGCATCCCCAAGCTGCAGGAGGCGCTGGAGAACATCGATTCGCGCGGCGGCACCGCTCTTTACGACGCCGTCATCGCCTCCGCCGACCACCTCAACAGCGGCAAGCTCGATAAGAAGGTGCTGCTGGTAGTGACCGACGGCGAGGACAACGCCAGCCGCGACAACCTGGAACAGACCATCCGCCGCCTGCAGGAGATGAACAGCCCCACCGTGTACACCATCGGGTTGCTGGGCGACGATCACCCCCACCGCGCCAAGCGCGCCTTGCAAAGACTGGCGGAAGAGACCGGGGGCATCGCCTACTTCCCCAAGAGCCTCTCCCAGGTGGACGCCATCACCCGCGAGATCGCGCGCGACATCCGCAACCAGTACAC
This region includes:
- a CDS encoding N-acetylmuramoyl-L-alanine amidase yields the protein MAVLATLAARGPAAEERHLHVFAASARYQVAITEREGKEYIGLTDLLQPLGPFSGRVDGHKFKYRFRGVEGEVQDGKTQARVGKLKVELPAPAVLEGENALIPLAAAPSLLAHFLGTRVDYHPTSRRLMIGIADVSFTAELRKGESPALVLNFSAPVNPTISTGAGALRMVFTREPVVSWAEKFNFNDRLIPSAVYSESAGAAVLTVHGTAPLLATFSNSGRTITISAAPGAVPPTVAVAPTPVPPLEVPTPAPAPAPQPSLPVGGYRPRFLVVIDPGHGGDDRGATLSAQLAEKDVTLALGRRLRAELQNRGFNTLLLRDGDVTLSPEQRAEAANGARAAVYISLHADVLGTGVRIYTSLLPPSAGHPGAFLPWESAQAGYLGSSRILANSILEEVAKKQISVAMQPAPVAPLNNIAAAAVAVEVAPARPDVNSLTQVAYQQAVVTAIANALAQARPQLEGAR
- a CDS encoding DUF1015 domain-containing protein codes for the protein MSPDAMAEVFPFSALRYDPAQVEPAQVLTQPYDKITPAMQERYYASSPYNLVRIILGKNEPGDDGSSNVYSRAATRFAAWRGTGILRPDPGPGFYAYCQQFAAPGECGVIQERRGFIGLGRLEEYSAGVVFRHEQTLSRPKADRLELLRATRAHFGQIFVLYCDPQCTLDPLLSPPRPPEVEVRDEYGVRHRLWRISEPAAVTAIRARLHGRPLVIADGHHRYETALTYRNQRRVQAGRTDPDAPYERVMMTFVNTQGGGILILPTHRVLSGLPDFRADAGNLAAGGFFAVRDLSTEFDPARPAALLPATPPGETALLAVTAERAFLLRAGADVNHPALQGLSPRQAGLDVVRLHKVVLEAGLGIGEAAVRDQRHIAYLRDAREAVERVRGGGADVAFLMNPVDVDQVTSLALAGEVLPQKSTDFYPKLLSGLTIYALE
- a CDS encoding VWA domain-containing protein, yielding MARKSGDGRGSCSREAVSCRVRRLMQGWAAGLILLLVLAPVGARAQDSTSDVHVVPRNTTPANAVPGMNPALRTHTKPVKVDVDLVLVPVTVTDPMNRLVTGLEKDNFEVWDGKQQEQIRHFSCEDAPISLGVIFDHSGSMTDKIDKAKQAVIEFFKTANPQDEFFMVTFSDRPELVSDFTKSIDAIQGRMLYTIPKGATALLDAIYLGIDKMREARNSRKALLIISDGGDNRSRYTDSEIRDVVREADVQIYAIGIFEPNPPTPEEKYGPVLLDQITSETGGRLFRIYDANELEDVASKIGIELRNQYVLGYRPSSAPKDGKWHKIKVRLLPPKGLPPLHVYAKTGYYAPSQ
- a CDS encoding VWA domain-containing protein, whose translation is MRLRNRLLLGLLLVGLVLTLGAQNPQSPPAQPPAAAAPAQAPAADKENGVFVFRKNVDEVVLHATVVDDHQHLVTTLDRDAFAVFEDGQEQRITSFRHEDIPVDVGIVIDDSGSMRDKRSAVNQAALNLVRASNPQDEVFVVNFSEEYWLDQDFTSSIPKLQEALENIDSRGGTALYDAVIASADHLNSGKLDKKVLLVVTDGEDNASRDNLEQTIRRLQEMNSPTVYTIGLLGDDHPHRAKRALQRLAEETGGIAYFPKSLSQVDAITREIARDIRNQYTIGYKPSKPQSDGGFRTVKVTAKAHGFSKLEVRTRSGYYATPGRAAAGAAGGPSQP